A window of Prionailurus bengalensis isolate Pbe53 chromosome E1, Fcat_Pben_1.1_paternal_pri, whole genome shotgun sequence genomic DNA:
ATCGGAGTGTCGCAGAGGGCCTGGATCAGCAGCCCAGCATGTTCTAGAACAATTACTCCGGCCCCAACATCAGCTTCTAAATGGTCTCTCTGCCACCATGCCTCCCCGCTCCAAGCGGTCCTCAGAGTAATACAGACACTACGTGCACCTGACCTCCAGGGGAAAACGAAATGACCCGGTCCTAGTTGGTAGCGACCCTGAAGGATGCCAGAGCGCAGTCACGCCAAAGATTCTTCTAGAGGAAGCACaggatggaaaggaagggagaggggttgGAGTTTGGGGTTCCGGGGACGAAAGAGGTAGAGTCCTTTAGAAAGGAAGGTTGAGGTGGGGCTGTAGAGGGATTGGAATATCaaggggcgggcgggcgggcggagtTTGGAGTCTGTTctgaaggcaggagggaggggccaaAGGCCTCAAGAGCCATAGAGAGGGCAGAGGCATGCCAGGGTGGGTGGCCTGtgaccctgggctgggggagtTGGCAAAGGAGAGCTGAGAGCAACTTACTGCCCTGCGGTAGTCCTTACAAGAGAGGATGGGAGGAAGCAGGGCGGTCGTGGGGGCAGAAGGGAAGAGGCAGTTTAAGAAGAGTGGGCCAGACAGACACTGTGCTgccagggaaaggagagaagccTGTTTTAGAGCAGCCATGAGAACTCCCCTAAGGCCACTCCTTTAAGGGCGCCAACCCTGAGACCCAGAAGCCACATCCCTCCCTTGCTGTTCTCCCTGGAGTCCCACACTGCACCAGTCGGGGCCTGTGATTACCCCTTTGACAGGGACGGGGCCTCCGCTTCCCCTATGTGTCTACCTTGCATGCTGTGTCAGGCCGTCACTTGCCATCTTGGGACACACGGGAGAATTCTGGCCTGAGAGGCAGGAGCCCCAGGCTCTACCACCAGACCTGACCCTGACTTGCTGTGTATCCTCTGgcctatctctgtccctctccaaccCTCAGTcacctcatctgtagaatgggccTAGCAACATCTTACAGGCAGATGACCTCACAAGATCCCCTCCAGCTAGGGCAGCTGTGACTTTGGGAACCCCAACCCTGAGTTCCCGTTTTCTGCTTCACCGTGCCTTCCCCCCCATCCCAACGCTGCCAAACCTGGAAGCAGAGAATCTACATCACTGTCCTGAATTAATGTTCCCCCCAGGCCCCAAGAAAAGGCAGTCAGCTGAGACATGCAAGTCATTTATTGTCTCTGTTGATAAGAAGTCAATTCTGGCACCAACCAgtcttccccatccccacccacctgaCCCCTGGCCCCAGCTTCTCAGTGCCAAATCCCTGTGGGATCCAAGAAGCCCAGGGAGGCAGGAATTGAAGATTctagcatttaaatatataaagtgcaACAACATAGCTTATTAAGACTGAGTCAACCCTCTACGACCTTGCAAAGCTGGGCAGAAGGACTGGCATAGGGTCAGGGGCTGAGGCGGGGGACAGGTGAAGCCATGCAGTCTTCAGAGTCCAGGATGGAAGGAAATCCACTCGTGTTTACTTTAGCAGGCATGGTTTCTTGGACTTTAAAGATTGATTAACCCATTGGGCTGTCGGCAAGACAcaggtctctctgcctcccttcagCTTGATTCTgtgggaaaagaacaaaggaggagCCGAATCACCTTGAGTTGCCCCCTGGGTGCCACACACAAGTCCCATCTCCCCCTACTTGCTGCTGGGTTCCCCTAAGcttctctctctgggcctgtAAAATGAAATTGTGGCATAAGACCTGCGGCTTGTACACTGGAAAGAACTCCCAAACCTCGGGAAGAGCTTATTCAACTGAGTTTCTCCCTTTTCTGGAGAGTGTGATTTGTTGTATTAGGGCGGGGTAAGGGCTGCAGACACTCTGAGGATTAGCTAGTATGGAAATTTCCGTCCTAGACTATCTATGAGGGCCCTCGATCCaacgtttcatgtgtctgtgtccATCTGGAACCCTCAGTCATTGCTTTAgattcactgtgtgtgtgtgtgtgtgtgtgtgtgtgtttcttttctaaCCTGCCCACCTCTTTAACTTGGCTGTTGTCCAACCAAACTATAGACCAATTCTAACTTTAATTATCTGGGTGACCTCAGACAAATATCTCTACTTCCCTGAACTTCACTGTTCATGATAATGAAAATGGGTGCCCCAAAAGGGTTAGCCAAGATCATATACGTGAATGCTTTCTAGATACTgaaaagcgggggagggggggggtaaGCTACCTCAGTCTAACTTTCTAATGACCCTATGATGCGACTGTCATCTtaactccatttcacagataaggagtGCAGAGGAGTGCCCAGACAATGAGGTGCAGAAGAGTTACCCGCCCAAGGCCAACCAAGATTATGGGTTGGCAAATCCCGAGGCAGGAAATAATTGTGACCCCCTCACTTTTCCCACTACACAGTAATTCCTGGAGCTTTTAAGCAGTCCCTTCTTCTGGACATAAAACATCAGGATATAATACTTGGCGCCTTGGAGTTCCAAGAAACCCAAGTCACTGTGGGAGTGCAGGGGCATCCCTCCTGGCACCTGCTAAGAAGCGCGGCGCTCCCCCTGGcgcccatgctgggctctgcacacCTAGATCTTGGCGGCCTCGCTCCAGGTTCGGAAACCAGAATCTGGTGGAGCATCGCCATCTAGCGTCTGCCATTCTAATTCCAGGTGGGCTGATTTCTGGTCCCTGGAGGAGGGAGTCAGGAACTGACCCAGGGAAGGCCACTCACATTAGACTACTGCGGGAGCACGCGGAGCTGGTGTTTTTGTAACACTGGATTCTCTGCGAGGAAATCTTCTTCTCCACAAAAGTGAAGCAACAGTTGGAGGACGATATGTGCACtggaagaaaaacacacaaaaaaatggtttGCATCTATTTCTTAACCTGGACGTTGTTCCTTTTATCCAAGTggttagaaacaaacaaacaaacaaacaaacaaaaccttttgGGACAGGCCCAGGCTTGGGGACTACATCCAGCCCAGTGCAGTGCTGTCTCATCAGCCACCTAGTTCTGTAGGTAGGCAGAGGGTCAGGACATtggggttcagatcccagctcccTCCAatccagctgtgtggccttgaccAAGATGAGCCCCCATCTGGGCCCCAGACTTCCCATCTGTCAAATAGGACTTTTTGGACTGATTTTTAAGAAGCTTCCAGTTCTGACATCCCACCATGAGTGCATGGTTCTGGCCCAATATTTGGGTTTAAGGGCTCAGGACTCCACATTCTGGGGGCCCAGTGAGCCTGGTGCACACAGGACAACTGTGGTCTATGGCTTTCGGTCAAGACTAGGAATGGTTCAAGGAGTTCAAACGGATGAGATGACCAGGGAAGAGCTTTCAGGAACTGAGATGCTCTCCACCCCCTCTCTAGAATGCCCTTTACCCAGGCCCTCAGCCCTGTCCAGGGTCCACCCCCAACTCTGCCACTTTACACACTCtttgccaccccccaccccccaagagaCTCAAATTCCAAtcctggctccttcctcctcGTTTCATTGTCTACGCAGCGTTTTTCAAGTGCCTGGAATTAGGTCAGTCTTCTTTCCAGAGCCCCGAGGGCAAGCATTATCAATCCCATTTTGCGAGCAGGGAACGAAGAGTTTGAGAGGTAAAGTGACTGGCCTGAGTCACTGGGCCAACACTTGCCCGACAGTGACTAGCCACCCGTTCTAGTCTCGGTCCTGACTTTACACTCTGCCTGTTATCTGTTCCCCGGTAGAGGCAGGACCCAgtccctcctctgggcctcaggccTCCTGGCTTGCCTAAATAGCCTCAGAGCTCCCTGGATGAGGCAGGGCCTGCTTCGGCTGAGGCTGACAGCTGAGCTGTGGCGCTGGCCTCAACACCTTCTCCCTCCGGCCCCTTGCCCCTACCACATCCGAGTCCTCCATTCACCCTCTTCAGGAAGAATTCTtccaggaggaggggagacagaggcctTGAGTTCAGGGTGAGCCCTGCCCACAAGCCCAGAGCACCCTCCCCAAGGAGGAGCGTAGTGACGCCAACCACACTCACTGCTCCTGCTGTCCGCCTCGCGCAGCCACATCCCAGCCAGCAGCAGGCACACCAGGGCCACGGTGATGAGCTTCATCCTGGGGGGTCTGGCTCAGACCTCCTTGCAGCGGTCTCGATGTGTCTGGTGAAGCTAAGAGCTCTTCCCT
This region includes:
- the CCL1 gene encoding C-C motif chemokine 1: MKLITVALVCLLLAGMWLREADSRSMHISSSNCCFTFVEKKISSQRIQCYKNTSSACSRSSLIIKLKGGRETCVLPTAQWVNQSLKSKKPCLLK